In Heyndrickxia vini, the sequence GGATTCTTAAAATAGGCATCCACACATCGAGGAGCGTTTTATCCCCTTCACTTGCTTTCCCGCGATGAATGATCCCTTTTATCGCATCGTCAAGGGCTCTTGTGAATTCAGCTTGACTAATTGATTCCTTTCCTTTTACGGCCATTGACATTTTTAAAAACGCCGTTCCAAAAATTGGACCTGAGGCGCCGCCAACTTTTGACATTAACGTCATTGCTACATCTTTGAAACAATCAGAAACCGTTTCATAATGGCTACTAGAAAGCTTCTTCACGACTTCTTGAAACCCTCTGGCCATATTGATTCCATGGTCACCGTCACCAATTGCTTGATCCAAAGAGGTTAAATACGTTTTATTGGTTTGAATTTTTTCATTAGCCTTTATAATCCATTTCAACGTTTTATCGACAGTGAGATTCATCAGGACACATCCTTTATTTATTTGCGGAATGCAGGTGCCAATGATTCAGCATCTAATAATTGTTTAAGTTCCTCGTCGAGTTTTAAAAGCGTAACTGAGCAACCAGCCATCTCCAATGAAGTCATATATTCACCTACAAACGTTTCGTACACTTTGATTCCTTTACTGGATAAAATTTGATGAACTTTGCCATTTACGATGTATAGTTCCATTTCTGGTGTTGAACCTAAACCATTTATCATTACTGCCACTTCATCCCCATGATTTAATTGCATATCCTCCAATATTTTGTTCGTCAACTCTTCAGCAATTTCGTTTGCACTAGCTATTTCCTTTTTCTCCGTTCCCGGTTCCCCATGAATCCCCATGCCTATTTCCATTTCATTTTCCTTTAATTCGAAGCTTGGTGTTCCTGCAGCTGGAACTGTGCAAGGACTTAATGCCATCCCCATCGATCGAACATTATTTACTACTTTATCGGCAATTGCTTGTACTTCCTGTAATGTCGCACCTGACTCTGCTTTTGCACCAGCGATTTTATGAACGAATACAGTTCCCGCAATTCCCCTGCGTCCGGTTGTAAATGAACTATCCTCTACCGCGACATCATCATTAACAATTACCTGTGCTACTTGGATCCCATCAGCTTCTGCCAGCTCTGCTGCCATTTCAAAATTCAACACATCGCCCGTGTAGTTTTTAATCACCATAAATACCCCAGCACCACCGTCTACTGCTTTAATCGCCTCATATACTTGATCAGGTGTTGGCGATGTAAACACTTCACCAGCGATTGCAGCATCAAGCATCCCCTTCCCAATATACCCGGCATGGGCCGGTTCATGACCGCTGCCACCCCCACTAATAATCGCCACTTTATTCGGTATCGGTGCATTTTTCCTCGCAATAACCGTCGTTCCCTCCACCAGCTTCAACTGATTCGGAAACGCCGCAATCAACCCATCCAACATATCCTGCACAACCTCATTCGCCTCATTAATAATCTTCTTCATTTCCCCACTCCTTCGGTGCCTGGCACCATTTATACATTTTTTGAATAATAATGCATCTTTTTTGTATGGTGAATTGGCTTTGTTTTATTAAAATGACCGCATAGCATCGAGGATTTGTGTGGAATCTTTGATGTGTGCGGTCGTTTTTTTCTAGATGTAATGGTGAGTGCTATGATGTTATTTAGCTAGTGTACGTTTTTGTGTGCTTGTTTAAAAGGTAAGAAAATAAAAACTTTATAGGATTAATTTTCCTAATTAATATCTGCTTTGTCTAGCTCCAGCGCCTATCGACTAGAAAACTTCAGGACTTCTCCCTACGATAAGTCAACATCGATTCGCCTTTCAGGCTCATCGTGTTTCCTTTATCTCAGTCAAAGTCCTTCCAGTTTTTACGTCGATGAGCAAGTCGCTTGCGCTTTTCTTATTTGAAGGCTCTTGTTGCTGCCACTGCTTTTTGCCAGCCGTCATACAACTGAGCACTTGTTTCTTCATTTAATTGGTTAGTAAATGTACGGTCAATTTTCCATTGCTTCGCAATTTCCTCTTTGTCTTGCCAGTATCCTACCGCAAGGCCTGCTAGATAGGCAGCTCCGAGAGCAGTTGTTTCACTAACAACCGGACGGTCAACGGGCACACCGAGAATATCACTTTGGAACTGCATGAGGAAATTGTTCTTTACCGCCCCTCCATCCACACGTAACGTTTTCAAGTCAATACCGGAGTCTGAAATCATCGCATCTAAAACATCTTTTGTTTGATAGGCTAATGATTCTAATGTGGCACGGATAAAGTGTTCTTTCGTTGTTCCGCGTGTAAGACCAAATACCGCTCCTCGGGCATCACTATCCCAATATGGAGTTCCTAATCCGACAAAAGCTGGGACCATATATACACCATCAGTCGATTCAACCTTTGACGCATACTCTTCACTGTCAGGTGCGTTTTCGAACATTTTCAGCCCATCCCGCAGCCATTGAATGGCCGATCCCGCAACAAAAATACTCCCTTCCAAAGCGTATTCAACTTTTCCATCCACACCCCAGGCAAGTGTCGTTAATAACCCATTCTCCGATTTAACTCCTTTTTCACCCGTGTTCATAAGCATGAAACAGCCAGTTCCATACGTGTTCTTCGCCATTCCCGTTTCAAAACAAGCCTGCCCAAATAAAGCTGCTTGCTGGTCGCCGGCAATTCCCGCAATCGGTATTTCATGTCCAAAGAAGTGGTAAGAAGCTGTTTTCCCGTAAATTTCCGACGAAGGTCGTACTTCTGGAAGCATGCTTTTTGGAACGTCAAGGATTTCTAATAATTCGTCATCCCATTTTAAATCGTAAATATTATACATCAGTGTTCTAGATGCATTGGAATAGTCTGTTACATGTTTCTTCCCGCCTGAAAGCTTATACACAAGCCACGTATCAATCGTACCAAACAACAGCTCACCTTTTTCAGCTCTCTCCCTTGCCCCTTCAACATGATCAAGTATCCATTTTACTTTTGTACCGGAGAAATAGGCGTCAATAAGTAGCCCGGTTTTGTCCCTAAATAAATCATTGTAACCCTTTTCGCGGAGCTCCTTGCAAATATCATCCGTTTGTCTTGATTGCCATACAATTGCCTTGTACACAGGCTTACCAGTATGTTTATCCCATACAACCGCTGTTTCCCGCTGATTTGTAATCCCAATTCCTGCAACTTGATCAGGTTCAATATCGGCCTTTCTTATCACCTCTGCAATACAAGCAAGTACCGATGTCCAAATTTCATTCGCATCATGCTCAACCCAACCCGGTTTCGGAAAAAATTGTTCAAACTCTCTTTGTGCGGTTTCAACAATTTCACCTTCATGGTTAAAAAGAATCGCTCTTGAACTCGTCGTCCCTTGATCTAATGCTAAAATATATTGACTCATCGCTATTCCCCCTATACGGCTTCTTCAGAAGCGTGTCTTTTTTTCAATTCACTATTAAGAGCAGCAAGTAAAACGACAATAACTACGATACTGACAATCCAAAATGCTACTGAATAATCCCCTTTAAAAATCGCTTTATAAAATAATGCCCCATACGTTCCGCCTAATAATGGACCGACAATCGGAATCCATGAATATCCCCAATCGGAGCTCCCCTTTCCAATGATTGGCAGCAATGCATGAGCAATTCTTGGACCTAAGTCACGTGCAGGATTAATTGCATAACCTGTTGTTGCCCCTAATGATAAACCAATCGCAGTAATTAATAAACCGACAATCGCAGGATTTAATCCTTCCGTAAATTCATTTGCTCCAATAAATAATAAACCCATAATAAGGACAAATGTACCAATCATTTCACTCACTAGGTTCGAGAATGTACTGCGAATTGCAGGGCCAGTTGAGAATACGGCTAACTTATCACCAGGATCCTTCGTCGCTCTCCAATGTGGCAAGTATTGAAAAAAGACAATGACACCACCAAGAAATCCTCCAAGTACTTGGGCTGTCATATAAAGTGGAACCTTTTCCCATGGAAATTCACCTATCGCCGCGAAACCAAGTGTAACGGCGGGATTTAGATGCGCTCCTGATATGCTTCCAACTGCATAGACTCCCATAGTTACCGCCAAACCCCAGCCGATCGTAATGACAATCCACCCTGCACCTTCCGCTTTTGTCTTTTTGAGGACTACTCCGCCTACCACACCACCACCAAAAATAATTAGAATCATTGTTCCAATCATTTCAGCAAGAAATTCGGACATACTCCTTCCCCCCTAAAAATTAATTTATAAACGCTTACAAAAGAAGTTAAAATGACGACAAAAAGACCCACATTAACAAAAATCATATTTATCGTTTGATAAATATCATTTCGTAAACGTGGATCTCCAGTTTCTCCATCACATTTTAACTTGTAGTTACAGAATAATCTGAATTCACAACAATGTCAATCCGTTTTTTATAAAATATATTTTACAATTCCCACAAATGGACGAAAGAAGTAGTAATGGCTTTCGCCCCCTTATTTAGCGCATTTTCAACATCCTGTTTTGTTCGGATTAAACCGCCAGCAATAATTGGAATCCCCGTCTTTTCATGAACCTCTTCTAAAATTTCCGGGACGACACCAGGCA encodes:
- the dhaL gene encoding dihydroxyacetone kinase subunit DhaL; the protein is MNLTVDKTLKWIIKANEKIQTNKTYLTSLDQAIGDGDHGINMARGFQEVVKKLSSSHYETVSDCFKDVAMTLMSKVGGASGPIFGTAFLKMSMAVKGKESISQAEFTRALDDAIKGIIHRGKASEGDKTLLDVWMPILRILQENDDVDWDVIDHSAKLAMEATKQRLAKKGRAAYLKERSIGHIDPGSASSYYLFQSLAEVITEGDKNE
- the dhaK gene encoding dihydroxyacetone kinase subunit DhaK, with the protein product MKKIINEANEVVQDMLDGLIAAFPNQLKLVEGTTVIARKNAPIPNKVAIISGGGSGHEPAHAGYIGKGMLDAAIAGEVFTSPTPDQVYEAIKAVDGGAGVFMVIKNYTGDVLNFEMAAELAEADGIQVAQVIVNDDVAVEDSSFTTGRRGIAGTVFVHKIAGAKAESGATLQEVQAIADKVVNNVRSMGMALSPCTVPAAGTPSFELKENEMEIGMGIHGEPGTEKKEIASANEIAEELTNKILEDMQLNHGDEVAVMINGLGSTPEMELYIVNGKVHQILSSKGIKVYETFVGEYMTSLEMAGCSVTLLKLDEELKQLLDAESLAPAFRK
- the glpK gene encoding glycerol kinase GlpK, translated to MSQYILALDQGTTSSRAILFNHEGEIVETAQREFEQFFPKPGWVEHDANEIWTSVLACIAEVIRKADIEPDQVAGIGITNQRETAVVWDKHTGKPVYKAIVWQSRQTDDICKELREKGYNDLFRDKTGLLIDAYFSGTKVKWILDHVEGARERAEKGELLFGTIDTWLVYKLSGGKKHVTDYSNASRTLMYNIYDLKWDDELLEILDVPKSMLPEVRPSSEIYGKTASYHFFGHEIPIAGIAGDQQAALFGQACFETGMAKNTYGTGCFMLMNTGEKGVKSENGLLTTLAWGVDGKVEYALEGSIFVAGSAIQWLRDGLKMFENAPDSEEYASKVESTDGVYMVPAFVGLGTPYWDSDARGAVFGLTRGTTKEHFIRATLESLAYQTKDVLDAMISDSGIDLKTLRVDGGAVKNNFLMQFQSDILGVPVDRPVVSETTALGAAYLAGLAVGYWQDKEEIAKQWKIDRTFTNQLNEETSAQLYDGWQKAVAATRAFK
- a CDS encoding MIP/aquaporin family protein, with protein sequence MSEFLAEMIGTMILIIFGGGVVGGVVLKKTKAEGAGWIVITIGWGLAVTMGVYAVGSISGAHLNPAVTLGFAAIGEFPWEKVPLYMTAQVLGGFLGGVIVFFQYLPHWRATKDPGDKLAVFSTGPAIRSTFSNLVSEMIGTFVLIMGLLFIGANEFTEGLNPAIVGLLITAIGLSLGATTGYAINPARDLGPRIAHALLPIIGKGSSDWGYSWIPIVGPLLGGTYGALFYKAIFKGDYSVAFWIVSIVVIVVLLAALNSELKKRHASEEAV